From Nitrobacter sp. NHB1, a single genomic window includes:
- a CDS encoding cupin, producing MTAMAMHHASPGEVFDLAPLGSNLKDARTTAIVKSEAFEVVRLVVHAGVDIKTHQVDGPITLHCLEGRALLSLPETTLELSSGQWVYLQGGVPHSIRGIEDTSLLLTIFFFSGGLPGSTRQGKVA from the coding sequence ATGACAGCAATGGCAATGCACCACGCCAGCCCCGGAGAAGTTTTTGACCTCGCACCATTGGGGTCAAATCTGAAAGATGCGCGGACAACCGCCATCGTCAAATCGGAAGCGTTCGAAGTCGTACGCCTCGTTGTTCATGCTGGCGTGGATATCAAGACCCACCAAGTTGATGGCCCCATCACGCTGCATTGCCTGGAAGGCCGGGCATTGCTCAGCTTGCCTGAAACGACACTTGAACTTTCGAGCGGCCAATGGGTGTATCTCCAAGGGGGCGTCCCGCACTCGATCCGGGGAATCGAGGACACATCGCTACTGCTCACGATTTTTTTCTTTTCCGGGGGCCTCCCCGGAAGTACGCGTCAAGGTAAGGTGGCGTGA
- a CDS encoding anti-phage dCTP deaminase → MNQISETRSSSNFEEDLPFDDHPELILGLVGPVGVDLKAVTDELIDALREVGYGSQVFRITDLMREVKTGLPLDATGYIESYQQRISYANKVREQLRRNDALAILSISAIRQFREATGGSVERPISKQAYIIRQFKRPEEIKLMRAVYGRQFIQVSAYEPQFYRKRRIAVKETQSKKRLGSTADAENDANSLVKRDEMEGDTRHGQNVRDAFPLADVFVESPDRKSCKETVGRFIRALFGDNHVSPTHDEYGMYLAKTASLRSSALTRQVGAAIFRPTGEIVSLGCNEVPKANGGTYWSGDHVDHRDFVVGRDPNDEKKRELVTDFINRMFNAGLLSKDQCGNRDPLTLADEWLGDDSAYGLKDSKVMDLIEFGRDIHAEMSAITDAARNGLPIAGATLYCTTFPCHLCAKHIVAAGIKRVVSIEPYPKSYAEELHSDSIEVDGDGDGHRVNFQRFLGISPYRYRELFEKGKRKYSTGEAQQWNRGERKPMIDVIYPSYFQAEMHVVSLLEPRLAALNKCTR, encoded by the coding sequence GTGAATCAAATTAGCGAGACTAGGTCTAGTTCCAACTTCGAAGAAGACCTTCCCTTTGATGACCATCCTGAACTGATCTTGGGCTTAGTTGGCCCCGTTGGCGTCGACTTAAAAGCTGTAACCGATGAACTAATCGATGCGCTACGGGAGGTCGGATACGGTTCACAGGTATTTCGGATCACAGACCTCATGCGCGAAGTTAAGACAGGTCTTCCGCTTGATGCTACTGGATACATTGAGTCGTACCAACAGCGGATTTCTTACGCAAATAAAGTAAGAGAGCAATTGCGTCGGAACGATGCATTAGCGATTCTCTCCATTAGCGCGATCAGGCAGTTCAGAGAGGCGACAGGCGGTAGCGTTGAGCGGCCTATTTCGAAGCAAGCCTACATAATCCGGCAGTTCAAACGACCCGAAGAAATCAAACTGATGCGGGCAGTCTACGGGCGTCAGTTCATTCAGGTATCTGCGTACGAACCGCAATTTTATCGCAAGCGTCGTATCGCCGTTAAGGAAACTCAATCCAAAAAGCGGCTCGGCTCAACCGCGGACGCTGAAAATGATGCCAACTCGCTTGTCAAGCGAGACGAAATGGAGGGTGACACAAGACACGGCCAAAATGTCCGCGACGCTTTCCCGCTCGCGGACGTGTTTGTTGAATCCCCTGATCGCAAGTCATGCAAGGAAACCGTTGGCCGTTTTATTCGCGCGCTTTTTGGCGACAACCATGTATCTCCGACCCACGATGAGTATGGGATGTATCTTGCAAAGACAGCATCACTAAGATCGTCGGCACTGACACGACAAGTCGGCGCGGCAATTTTTCGCCCAACCGGCGAGATAGTTTCGCTCGGGTGCAACGAGGTACCAAAAGCGAACGGCGGGACATATTGGAGCGGCGATCATGTTGACCACAGAGACTTCGTTGTCGGGCGGGATCCAAACGACGAAAAGAAGCGCGAACTTGTGACGGATTTCATCAATCGCATGTTCAATGCCGGCCTTCTTTCGAAAGATCAATGTGGAAATAGAGACCCCCTTACACTAGCGGATGAATGGTTGGGTGACGACTCGGCTTACGGCTTGAAGGACTCGAAAGTGATGGACCTTATTGAGTTCGGGCGCGACATCCATGCGGAAATGTCTGCCATAACAGACGCCGCGCGTAACGGATTGCCGATTGCGGGGGCGACGTTATACTGCACGACGTTTCCCTGCCATTTATGCGCAAAACACATCGTTGCGGCTGGAATAAAGCGCGTTGTGTCAATCGAGCCTTATCCGAAAAGTTACGCGGAGGAGCTGCATTCTGATTCGATTGAGGTTGATGGCGATGGCGATGGCCATCGCGTAAACTTCCAACGATTCCTAGGAATCTCACCTTATCGTTATAGAGAGCTTTTCGAGAAGGGAAAACGCAAGTACTCGACCGGCGAAGCACAGCAATGGAATCGCGGCGAGCGGAAACCAATGATTGACGTCATTTACCCGTCATACTTTCAGGCCGAGATGCATGTCGTTAGCCTGCTTGAGCCGCGACTTGCCGCGCTGAATAAGTGCACCCGATAG
- a CDS encoding tyrosine-type recombinase/integrase: protein MEQKKLTDEGVAKLKAPTDQQFQNHFDKHVPGLVLRVSAKGRKTWVAQYYTRSTRKEDGKPITIVTSKSLGLYPILKVKEARDKARLFLADPKKALSEAKALAEEKMRVEEKALAEAKARGPSFKEVAENFVKRHVETKGLRTKADIERLLAKCVYPKWGDKPFRDIKRSEVADLLDQIQDKHGARQADVVLAIIRKTMNWYTTRNDDYTSPVARGMHRSNSTDHKRKRILNYDEIKALWTACDSMTDKTVFGAMVRVLLLTAQRREKVATMQWANLANGVWTIPTEAREKSNAGSLTLPQVVQDIIAAQPRLEDNPHVFPGRTPGRRRKSTDKTPPAPPAFNSFSKAKEAFDLLMLNELQKIAEARNDSAKLIFVAKVRTLLEANAAAKGREAKKELTRQLKQEWWTLHDLRRTAKSLMAKAGVLPHVSERVLGHSIKGVEGVYDRHSYDAEKADALQRLADLVDRIVNPPEDNVIALRR from the coding sequence ATGGAGCAAAAGAAGCTCACTGACGAGGGTGTGGCGAAACTCAAAGCACCCACGGACCAGCAATTCCAAAACCACTTCGACAAACATGTGCCGGGATTGGTGCTGCGAGTCAGTGCCAAGGGCCGGAAGACTTGGGTTGCGCAGTATTACACTCGGTCAACGCGCAAGGAGGATGGCAAGCCGATTACAATCGTCACCTCCAAGTCTCTGGGCCTTTACCCGATCCTGAAAGTGAAAGAGGCGAGGGATAAAGCGCGTCTGTTTCTAGCCGATCCCAAAAAAGCGCTGTCGGAAGCCAAGGCGCTCGCGGAAGAAAAAATGCGGGTGGAAGAAAAAGCGCTCGCAGAAGCCAAGGCAAGAGGGCCAAGCTTCAAAGAAGTGGCCGAGAACTTCGTCAAGCGCCACGTCGAAACCAAGGGGCTGCGCACGAAAGCTGACATTGAGCGGTTGCTGGCCAAGTGTGTTTATCCGAAATGGGGGGATAAGCCGTTTCGTGATATCAAACGTAGCGAGGTTGCCGACTTGCTCGATCAAATCCAAGACAAGCACGGCGCGCGTCAGGCCGATGTCGTGCTCGCGATTATTCGGAAGACCATGAACTGGTATACGACTCGCAATGACGACTACACGTCACCGGTGGCGCGAGGGATGCACCGAAGCAATAGCACCGATCACAAACGCAAACGCATTCTCAATTACGACGAAATCAAAGCATTATGGACGGCCTGCGATAGCATGACTGACAAGACGGTTTTCGGTGCAATGGTGAGAGTGCTGCTATTGACGGCGCAGCGTCGTGAAAAAGTGGCCACCATGCAATGGGCCAATCTCGCGAATGGTGTGTGGACGATTCCGACCGAAGCGCGTGAGAAGTCCAATGCCGGAAGCCTTACCTTGCCACAAGTAGTGCAGGATATCATTGCTGCGCAGCCACGGCTTGAAGACAACCCTCATGTGTTTCCGGGCCGAACGCCTGGACGGCGGCGCAAGTCGACGGACAAGACACCACCAGCCCCGCCAGCGTTCAACTCCTTTAGCAAGGCCAAGGAAGCGTTCGATCTGCTGATGCTGAATGAACTGCAAAAGATAGCCGAGGCACGCAACGATTCTGCCAAGCTGATATTTGTCGCGAAAGTCAGGACGCTGCTGGAAGCCAATGCCGCCGCCAAGGGCCGCGAGGCCAAGAAAGAACTAACACGCCAGTTAAAACAGGAGTGGTGGACGTTGCACGATCTACGGCGCACGGCAAAGTCGCTCATGGCTAAGGCTGGCGTCTTGCCTCACGTTTCGGAGCGCGTACTAGGCCATTCCATTAAAGGCGTTGAAGGCGTTTATGATCGTCATTCCTACGACGCAGAGAAGGCGGACGCATTGCAGCGTCTTGCTGATCTCGTCGACCGGATCGTCAACCCGCCCGAAGACAACGTGATAGCGTTGCGACGTTGA
- a CDS encoding DUF3987 domain-containing protein — translation MTRRNNETVERAPTLDDFAGKRRWVAWREEQRKGSEKLTKVPYDPVNDRKGSSTDPSTWGTREQAEAAWRNHLDDGSRGGVGIVLGKLKDRSWLMGIDLDSCLDPKTGKIESCAAKVLDRFNTYAEVSPSGKGVKLFFLVAQEDADAVAALFERNDQGKWKARKAFVVDAHHEMAIDRERYYTVTGEWLEDWPETITTVSVETVRWFIEEAGPEFLEANGVTTSNAKLTGRDQSGSGVGFEFMGARKAAGDSYEEACTAILADRGRAGEWARRSDSRQLERAWGNNSAAAPLHTWDDPDLSLLDDRRGKLPSFPLETLQSEKLRKWAKRAAIGSGTTLEHVIVPFLGIASGLIGAARCARPIRSWVEPLTCWIALVGYSGSRKTPGMIVSRRALDIVESDQRDSNFDQEQQHKQKLAMAKQAQKHWEEDVKAAHKEGRKAPVLPSEATYDETFITPRLYVSDATVEALTLQLKARPQGMILFVEELARLFTNMSRHSQGSDQEFWLEAHDGLPWRQIRLGRCAPDIPHLLIGLIGGLQPDKLKLSFKGSADGMSARFLYAWPEEPPYRDLEDVIDLVDPQIVKVLKRLAYLDDFPEGDLKLTKQARDEFNGLRHEVSEKMNAVFGREREWWSKIPKHVLRLAGTLTLLWWAFEDKRGPKSSEIQSVDIENAASMVLNFFWPHACAALRQIGRDEQHADARKVLQWLIATGKERVRNEEVRRNPLGKCDAANTDKVMQFLRRAGWLRPYSEKTKGRSKKGWDVNPKLPTS, via the coding sequence ATGACACGGCGCAACAACGAGACCGTCGAACGCGCCCCCACCCTTGACGATTTTGCAGGAAAGCGCCGGTGGGTTGCTTGGCGCGAGGAGCAGCGCAAAGGGTCCGAAAAGCTTACAAAAGTCCCCTACGACCCCGTTAATGATAGAAAGGGCAGCTCGACCGATCCGTCGACATGGGGCACGCGAGAGCAAGCCGAGGCCGCTTGGCGTAACCACCTAGACGACGGCTCCCGTGGTGGTGTTGGAATCGTCCTTGGCAAACTCAAGGACCGATCATGGTTGATGGGAATCGACCTCGACTCTTGCCTCGACCCGAAAACCGGAAAGATTGAATCGTGTGCGGCCAAGGTGCTTGATCGATTCAACACCTATGCCGAAGTCTCTCCTTCCGGGAAAGGCGTCAAGCTGTTCTTCCTCGTCGCACAGGAAGACGCCGACGCAGTCGCCGCTCTGTTTGAACGCAACGATCAGGGAAAATGGAAAGCACGAAAAGCATTCGTGGTAGACGCGCACCACGAAATGGCGATTGATCGCGAGAGATATTACACCGTCACCGGCGAATGGCTGGAAGATTGGCCCGAGACGATAACCACAGTTAGCGTCGAAACTGTTCGATGGTTTATCGAGGAGGCCGGACCAGAGTTTCTTGAGGCGAACGGCGTCACCACCTCTAACGCCAAGTTGACGGGCCGCGATCAGAGTGGTTCGGGCGTTGGTTTCGAATTCATGGGCGCGCGTAAGGCCGCAGGCGATTCCTATGAGGAAGCATGTACGGCCATTCTTGCCGACCGAGGTCGAGCAGGCGAATGGGCACGGCGCTCCGACTCCCGTCAATTGGAGAGAGCTTGGGGCAACAATAGCGCAGCAGCCCCACTCCATACATGGGACGACCCGGATTTGAGTTTGCTTGACGACCGCCGTGGCAAACTACCGTCCTTCCCTCTCGAAACGTTGCAATCAGAAAAGCTACGGAAATGGGCAAAGCGTGCTGCCATTGGAAGCGGCACCACGCTCGAACATGTGATCGTGCCCTTCCTTGGAATCGCTTCCGGCTTGATTGGAGCCGCGCGTTGCGCGCGTCCGATACGCTCTTGGGTGGAGCCACTGACCTGTTGGATTGCGCTCGTTGGCTATTCAGGATCGCGCAAGACACCGGGAATGATTGTATCACGACGCGCCCTCGACATTGTTGAAAGCGATCAGCGTGACTCAAACTTCGACCAAGAGCAGCAGCACAAGCAGAAACTTGCGATGGCGAAGCAGGCGCAAAAACATTGGGAAGAAGACGTTAAGGCAGCACATAAAGAGGGACGTAAGGCCCCGGTGCTGCCGAGTGAGGCAACCTACGACGAGACGTTCATAACGCCGCGCCTCTACGTCTCCGATGCAACCGTCGAAGCTCTAACTCTGCAATTGAAGGCACGACCGCAAGGTATGATCTTGTTTGTCGAGGAGTTGGCGCGCCTGTTTACGAACATGAGCCGTCACTCTCAAGGCTCTGATCAGGAATTTTGGTTGGAAGCTCACGACGGGCTTCCTTGGCGGCAAATACGCCTCGGGCGTTGCGCGCCTGATATTCCCCATCTGTTGATTGGGTTGATTGGAGGGTTGCAACCGGACAAATTGAAGCTGAGCTTCAAGGGGTCTGCTGACGGGATGAGCGCTCGCTTTCTGTATGCATGGCCGGAAGAGCCTCCCTATCGTGACCTTGAAGACGTGATCGATCTTGTCGACCCGCAAATTGTAAAGGTGCTGAAAAGGCTGGCCTATCTCGACGACTTCCCCGAGGGGGATTTGAAACTTACCAAGCAGGCCCGCGATGAATTCAACGGGCTGCGGCACGAGGTCAGCGAAAAAATGAATGCTGTCTTCGGCCGCGAACGTGAGTGGTGGTCGAAGATACCCAAACACGTTCTCCGGCTTGCCGGAACATTGACCCTCCTGTGGTGGGCCTTCGAAGATAAACGCGGCCCGAAGTCGAGTGAGATACAAAGCGTCGATATCGAGAATGCTGCGAGCATGGTGCTTAACTTCTTCTGGCCGCACGCTTGCGCGGCGTTGCGACAGATTGGTCGCGATGAACAACATGCGGATGCGCGCAAGGTACTACAATGGTTGATCGCCACCGGGAAAGAACGAGTCCGTAATGAAGAGGTGCGGCGCAATCCGCTTGGGAAGTGTGATGCTGCCAACACGGATAAGGTAATGCAATTCCTGCGGCGCGCCGGTTGGTTGCGTCCATACAGCGAGAAAACCAAAGGTCGCTCCAAAAAAGGGTGGGACGTGAATCCGAAACTGCCAACAAGCTGA